The proteins below are encoded in one region of Epinephelus lanceolatus isolate andai-2023 chromosome 7, ASM4190304v1, whole genome shotgun sequence:
- the ganabb gene encoding neutral alpha-glucosidase AB isoform X3 — MRILLFNDLCCGLKWAEPSGSITKMATFTERMAPVLVLWLAVCFIGTWAVDRGNFKTCDQSAFCKRQRALKPGESPYRALLETMELTNTRLTLQLINDNNKVRLLLELYRLQGNITRVKINELKPLKPRYEVPDVLVREPPTEPLSLLSQDENGVVLSLGAESQRVIVSVRPFRLDIMEGRDVLMSLNSRGLLAFEHLRMRKDTSQADPEAEKKEEADPANQAETAKEEDEKAEDGMWEETFKSHSDSKPSGPSSISLDFSLPGVEHVYGIPEHADTLRLKTTDNGDPYRLYNLDVFQYELYNPMALYGAVPVMLAHNAQRTTGIFWLNAAETWVDISSNTAGKTVFGKMLDYVQGSSETPQTDVRWISESGIIDVFIMLGPTPKDVFSQYASLTGTQSFPPLSAVGYHQCRWNYNDQEDVQAVDAGFDEHDIPYDFIWLDIEHTDGKRYFTWDPHKFATPKEMLQGLSDKKRQMVAIVDPHIKVDSNYKIHNEIRSRGFYIKNKDGGDYEGWCWPGSAGYPDFTRTDMREWWASMFAYDQYEGSMENLYTWNDMNEPSVFNGPEVTMHKDAMHGVWEHRDVHNLYGFYVQMATAEGQIQRSGGVERPFVLTRAFFAGSQRYGAVWTGDNAAEWDHLKISIPMCLSLGLVGISFCGADVGGFFKSPSTELLVRWYQTGAYQPFFRAHAHLDTPRREPWLFGPENTALIREAVRQRYTLLPYWYQQFYQAHRTGEPIMRPLWVEYPQDPDTFALDDEFLIGRDLLVHPVTEEGARGVTAYLPGKDEVWFDVHTFQKHNGAQNLYIPVTISSIPVFQRGGSIIPRKNRVRRSSSCMTHDPYTLYVALNPQRTAEGELYIDDGHTFNYDKKEFIHRRLSFANNILSSVDLVPDAQFSTRSWIERIVILGASKPSKVTLKTADGQESQLEFDFDASMSVLTLRKPGMNAGLDWNVVLQ; from the exons ATGAGAATCTTACTTTTTAACGATCTTTGTTGCGGACTGAAATGGGCGGAGCCAAGCGGAAGCATAACCAAGATGGCCACCTTCACTGAAAG GATGGCGCCTGTCTTGGTGCTGTGGCTGGCCGTGTGCTTCATTGGGACTTgggctgtggacaggggcaacTTCAAGACCTGTGACCAGAGTGCCTTTTGCAA ACGTCAGCGAGCATTGAAGCCTGGTGAGTCTCCCTATCGAGCCCTGCTGGAGACCATGGAGCTGACCAACACCAGACTCACGCTGCAGCTCATCAATGACAACAATAAG GTGCGTCTGCTGCTTGAGCTCTACCGTCTCCAGGGAAACATAACAAGGGTGAAGATTAACGAGCTGAAGCCGCTGAAGCCTCGCTATGAGGTCCCAGACGTGCTCGTCAGGGAGCCACCTACTGAGCC CCTGTCCCTCTTGTCTCAGGACGAGAACGGGGTAGTGCTCTCCCTGGGGGCAGAGTCTCAGAGGGTCATCGTCAGCGTCCGGCCCTTCCGCTTGGACATCATGGAAGGGCGAGACGTGCTGATGTCGCTGAACTCGCGTGGCCTGCTGGCGTTTGAGCACCTGAGGATGCGCAAGGACAC CAGTCAGGCAGACCCAGAGGCCgagaagaaagaggaggctGATCCGGCAAACCAGGCCGAG ACAGCTAAAGAAGAGGACGAGAAAGCAGAAGATGGGATGTGGGAGGAAACATTTAAATCACATTCAGACAGCAAACCTAGTG GTCCATCCTCTATTAGTTTAGATTTTTCGTTGCCAGGTGTGGAGCACGTCTACGGTATCCCAGAACACGCAGATACGCTCAGACTTAAAACAACAGA taATGGAGATCCTTATCGGCTCTATAACCTGGATGTGTTCCAGTACGAGCTGTATAACCCTATGGCCCTTTACGGCGCTGTCCCGGTCATGTTGGCCCACAACGCCCAGCGGACCACAGGCATCTTCTGGCTCAATGCTGCTGAGACGTGGGTAGATatcagctccaacacagctggaaag ACCGTGTTTGGAAAAATGCTGGATTACGTTCAAGGCTCCAGTGAGACTCCACAGACAGACGTGCGCTGGATCTCTGAAAGCGGCATCATCGATGTCTTCATTATGCTTGGACCAACACCCAAAGACGTCTTCTCTCAGTATGCCTCCCTCACAG GCACCCAGTCCTTCCCTCCCCTGTCTGCTGTGGGTTACCACCAGTGCCGCTGGAACTACAATGACCAGGAAGACGTGCAGGCGGTGGATGCCGGCTTCGATGAGCACGACATCCCCTATGACTTTATCTGGCTTGACATCGAGCACACGGACGGCAAGCGCTACTTCACCTGGGATCCTCACAAGTTTGCAACACCAAAGGAAATGCTGCAGGGTCTCTCAGACAAGAAACGCCAG ATGGTGGCCATTGTGGACCCTCATATCAAAGTAGACAGCAACTACAAGATCCACAATGAAATCCGCAGTCGAGGTTTCTATATCAAGAATAAAGATGGTGGAGACTACGAGGGCTGGTGCTGGCCTG GTAGTGCCGGCTATCCAGACTTCACCCGTACGGACATGAGGGAGTGGTGGGCCAGCATGTTCGCCTACGATCAGTATGAG GGTTCAATGGAGAACCTGTATACATGGAATGACATGAATGAGCCGTCAGTCTTCAACGGACCAGAGGTCACCATGCACAAGGACGCGATGCACGGAGTCTGGGAGCACCGTGATGTGCACAACTTGTATGGCTTCTATGTG CAAATGGCCACAGCGGAGGGTCAGATCCAGAGGTCAGGAGGAGTTGAGCGACCATTTGTGCTGACCAGAGCCTTCTTTGCTGGGTCGCAGCGCTACG gTGCTGTATGGACCGGAGATAATGCTGCTGAATGGGACCATCTGAAGATCTCTATCCCCATGTGTCTGAGCCTGGGCCTGGTTGGAATCTCTTTCTGTGGTG CTGACGTTGGTGGTTTCTTCAAGTCTCCCAGCACTGAGCTGCTGGTGCGTTGGTACCAGACGGGGGCGTACCAGCCGTTCTTCAGGGCCCACGCCCACCTGGACACCCCCCGCCGCGAGCCCTGGCTGTTTGGTCCTGAAAACACAGCGCTGATCCGGGAAGCGGTGCGCCAGCGCTACACCCTCCTGCCCTACTGGTACCAGCAGTTCTACCAAGCACATCGCACTGGAGAGCCTATCATGAG ACCTCTGTGGGTGGAGTATCCTCAGGATCCTGATACCTTCGCTCTGGATGACGAGTTCTTGATCG GAAGAGATCTGTTGGTGCACCCCGTTACTGAGGAGGGAGCCAGGGGAGTCACCGCCTACCTGCCTGGCAAAGACGAG gTTTGGTTTGATGTCCACACCTTCCAGAAGCACAACGGGGCCCAGAACCTTTACATCCCTGTCACTATAAGCTCT ATTCCTGTGTTCCAGCGTGGCGGCTCCATTATTCCCAGGAAGAACCGAGTTCGCAGGTCCTCCTCCTGCATGACACACGATCCCTACACTCTATATGTGGCTCTTAACCCCCAG agaactgcagagGGTGAGCTCTACATTGACGATGGCCACACCTTCAACTATGACAAGAAGGAGTTCATTCACAGGAGGCTTTCCTTCGCCAACAACAtcctctcctctgt TGACCTGGTTCCAGACGCCCAGTTTTCCACCCGCTCCTGGATTGAACGTATTGTCATACTGGGGGCCAGTAAGCCCAGTAAGGTTACTCTGAAGACTGCAG ATGGTCAGGAGAGCCAGCTAGAGTTCGACTTTGACGCCTCCATGTCGGTGTTGACGCTTCGCAAGCCCGGCATGAACGCAGGGTTAGATTGGAACGTGGTGCTCCAGTAA
- the ganabb gene encoding neutral alpha-glucosidase AB isoform X2, with translation MRILLFNDLCCGLKWAEPSGSITKMATFTERMAPVLVLWLAVCFIGTWAVDRGNFKTCDQSAFCKRQRALKPGESPYRALLETMELTNTRLTLQLINDNNKVRLLLELYRLQGNITRVKINELKPLKPRYEVPDVLVREPPTEPLSLLSQDENGVVLSLGAESQRVIVSVRPFRLDIMEGRDVLMSLNSRGLLAFEHLRMRKDTFSYKVTSTVASVWDNIKRVFSSQADPEAEKKEEADPANQAETAKEEDEKAEDGMWEETFKSHSDSKPSGPSSISLDFSLPGVEHVYGIPEHADTLRLKTTDNGDPYRLYNLDVFQYELYNPMALYGAVPVMLAHNAQRTTGIFWLNAAETWVDISSNTAGKTVFGKMLDYVQGSSETPQTDVRWISESGIIDVFIMLGPTPKDVFSQYASLTGTQSFPPLSAVGYHQCRWNYNDQEDVQAVDAGFDEHDIPYDFIWLDIEHTDGKRYFTWDPHKFATPKEMLQGLSDKKRQMVAIVDPHIKVDSNYKIHNEIRSRGFYIKNKDGGDYEGWCWPGSAGYPDFTRTDMREWWASMFAYDQYEGSMENLYTWNDMNEPSVFNGPEVTMHKDAMHGVWEHRDVHNLYGFYVQMATAEGQIQRSGGVERPFVLTRAFFAGSQRYGAVWTGDNAAEWDHLKISIPMCLSLGLVGISFCGADVGGFFKSPSTELLVRWYQTGAYQPFFRAHAHLDTPRREPWLFGPENTALIREAVRQRYTLLPYWYQQFYQAHRTGEPIMRPLWVEYPQDPDTFALDDEFLIGRDLLVHPVTEEGARGVTAYLPGKDEVWFDVHTFQKHNGAQNLYIPVTISSIPVFQRGGSIIPRKNRVRRSSSCMTHDPYTLYVALNPQRTAEGELYIDDGHTFNYDKKEFIHRRLSFANNILSSVDLVPDAQFSTRSWIERIVILGASKPSKVTLKTADGQESQLEFDFDASMSVLTLRKPGMNAGLDWNVVLQ, from the exons ATGAGAATCTTACTTTTTAACGATCTTTGTTGCGGACTGAAATGGGCGGAGCCAAGCGGAAGCATAACCAAGATGGCCACCTTCACTGAAAG GATGGCGCCTGTCTTGGTGCTGTGGCTGGCCGTGTGCTTCATTGGGACTTgggctgtggacaggggcaacTTCAAGACCTGTGACCAGAGTGCCTTTTGCAA ACGTCAGCGAGCATTGAAGCCTGGTGAGTCTCCCTATCGAGCCCTGCTGGAGACCATGGAGCTGACCAACACCAGACTCACGCTGCAGCTCATCAATGACAACAATAAG GTGCGTCTGCTGCTTGAGCTCTACCGTCTCCAGGGAAACATAACAAGGGTGAAGATTAACGAGCTGAAGCCGCTGAAGCCTCGCTATGAGGTCCCAGACGTGCTCGTCAGGGAGCCACCTACTGAGCC CCTGTCCCTCTTGTCTCAGGACGAGAACGGGGTAGTGCTCTCCCTGGGGGCAGAGTCTCAGAGGGTCATCGTCAGCGTCCGGCCCTTCCGCTTGGACATCATGGAAGGGCGAGACGTGCTGATGTCGCTGAACTCGCGTGGCCTGCTGGCGTTTGAGCACCTGAGGATGCGCAAGGACAC TTTCTCCTATAAAGTAACTAGCACAGTGGCTAGCGTGTGGGATAATATCAAGAGGGTATTCTCTAG TCAGGCAGACCCAGAGGCCgagaagaaagaggaggctGATCCGGCAAACCAGGCCGAG ACAGCTAAAGAAGAGGACGAGAAAGCAGAAGATGGGATGTGGGAGGAAACATTTAAATCACATTCAGACAGCAAACCTAGTG GTCCATCCTCTATTAGTTTAGATTTTTCGTTGCCAGGTGTGGAGCACGTCTACGGTATCCCAGAACACGCAGATACGCTCAGACTTAAAACAACAGA taATGGAGATCCTTATCGGCTCTATAACCTGGATGTGTTCCAGTACGAGCTGTATAACCCTATGGCCCTTTACGGCGCTGTCCCGGTCATGTTGGCCCACAACGCCCAGCGGACCACAGGCATCTTCTGGCTCAATGCTGCTGAGACGTGGGTAGATatcagctccaacacagctggaaag ACCGTGTTTGGAAAAATGCTGGATTACGTTCAAGGCTCCAGTGAGACTCCACAGACAGACGTGCGCTGGATCTCTGAAAGCGGCATCATCGATGTCTTCATTATGCTTGGACCAACACCCAAAGACGTCTTCTCTCAGTATGCCTCCCTCACAG GCACCCAGTCCTTCCCTCCCCTGTCTGCTGTGGGTTACCACCAGTGCCGCTGGAACTACAATGACCAGGAAGACGTGCAGGCGGTGGATGCCGGCTTCGATGAGCACGACATCCCCTATGACTTTATCTGGCTTGACATCGAGCACACGGACGGCAAGCGCTACTTCACCTGGGATCCTCACAAGTTTGCAACACCAAAGGAAATGCTGCAGGGTCTCTCAGACAAGAAACGCCAG ATGGTGGCCATTGTGGACCCTCATATCAAAGTAGACAGCAACTACAAGATCCACAATGAAATCCGCAGTCGAGGTTTCTATATCAAGAATAAAGATGGTGGAGACTACGAGGGCTGGTGCTGGCCTG GTAGTGCCGGCTATCCAGACTTCACCCGTACGGACATGAGGGAGTGGTGGGCCAGCATGTTCGCCTACGATCAGTATGAG GGTTCAATGGAGAACCTGTATACATGGAATGACATGAATGAGCCGTCAGTCTTCAACGGACCAGAGGTCACCATGCACAAGGACGCGATGCACGGAGTCTGGGAGCACCGTGATGTGCACAACTTGTATGGCTTCTATGTG CAAATGGCCACAGCGGAGGGTCAGATCCAGAGGTCAGGAGGAGTTGAGCGACCATTTGTGCTGACCAGAGCCTTCTTTGCTGGGTCGCAGCGCTACG gTGCTGTATGGACCGGAGATAATGCTGCTGAATGGGACCATCTGAAGATCTCTATCCCCATGTGTCTGAGCCTGGGCCTGGTTGGAATCTCTTTCTGTGGTG CTGACGTTGGTGGTTTCTTCAAGTCTCCCAGCACTGAGCTGCTGGTGCGTTGGTACCAGACGGGGGCGTACCAGCCGTTCTTCAGGGCCCACGCCCACCTGGACACCCCCCGCCGCGAGCCCTGGCTGTTTGGTCCTGAAAACACAGCGCTGATCCGGGAAGCGGTGCGCCAGCGCTACACCCTCCTGCCCTACTGGTACCAGCAGTTCTACCAAGCACATCGCACTGGAGAGCCTATCATGAG ACCTCTGTGGGTGGAGTATCCTCAGGATCCTGATACCTTCGCTCTGGATGACGAGTTCTTGATCG GAAGAGATCTGTTGGTGCACCCCGTTACTGAGGAGGGAGCCAGGGGAGTCACCGCCTACCTGCCTGGCAAAGACGAG gTTTGGTTTGATGTCCACACCTTCCAGAAGCACAACGGGGCCCAGAACCTTTACATCCCTGTCACTATAAGCTCT ATTCCTGTGTTCCAGCGTGGCGGCTCCATTATTCCCAGGAAGAACCGAGTTCGCAGGTCCTCCTCCTGCATGACACACGATCCCTACACTCTATATGTGGCTCTTAACCCCCAG agaactgcagagGGTGAGCTCTACATTGACGATGGCCACACCTTCAACTATGACAAGAAGGAGTTCATTCACAGGAGGCTTTCCTTCGCCAACAACAtcctctcctctgt TGACCTGGTTCCAGACGCCCAGTTTTCCACCCGCTCCTGGATTGAACGTATTGTCATACTGGGGGCCAGTAAGCCCAGTAAGGTTACTCTGAAGACTGCAG ATGGTCAGGAGAGCCAGCTAGAGTTCGACTTTGACGCCTCCATGTCGGTGTTGACGCTTCGCAAGCCCGGCATGAACGCAGGGTTAGATTGGAACGTGGTGCTCCAGTAA
- the ganabb gene encoding neutral alpha-glucosidase AB isoform X1 translates to MRILLFNDLCCGLKWAEPSGSITKMATFTERMAPVLVLWLAVCFIGTWAVDRGNFKTCDQSAFCKRQRALKPGESPYRALLETMELTNTRLTLQLINDNNKVRLLLELYRLQGNITRVKINELKPLKPRYEVPDVLVREPPTEPLSLLSQDENGVVLSLGAESQRVIVSVRPFRLDIMEGRDVLMSLNSRGLLAFEHLRMRKDTFSYKVTSTVASVWDNIKRVFSSSQADPEAEKKEEADPANQAETAKEEDEKAEDGMWEETFKSHSDSKPSGPSSISLDFSLPGVEHVYGIPEHADTLRLKTTDNGDPYRLYNLDVFQYELYNPMALYGAVPVMLAHNAQRTTGIFWLNAAETWVDISSNTAGKTVFGKMLDYVQGSSETPQTDVRWISESGIIDVFIMLGPTPKDVFSQYASLTGTQSFPPLSAVGYHQCRWNYNDQEDVQAVDAGFDEHDIPYDFIWLDIEHTDGKRYFTWDPHKFATPKEMLQGLSDKKRQMVAIVDPHIKVDSNYKIHNEIRSRGFYIKNKDGGDYEGWCWPGSAGYPDFTRTDMREWWASMFAYDQYEGSMENLYTWNDMNEPSVFNGPEVTMHKDAMHGVWEHRDVHNLYGFYVQMATAEGQIQRSGGVERPFVLTRAFFAGSQRYGAVWTGDNAAEWDHLKISIPMCLSLGLVGISFCGADVGGFFKSPSTELLVRWYQTGAYQPFFRAHAHLDTPRREPWLFGPENTALIREAVRQRYTLLPYWYQQFYQAHRTGEPIMRPLWVEYPQDPDTFALDDEFLIGRDLLVHPVTEEGARGVTAYLPGKDEVWFDVHTFQKHNGAQNLYIPVTISSIPVFQRGGSIIPRKNRVRRSSSCMTHDPYTLYVALNPQRTAEGELYIDDGHTFNYDKKEFIHRRLSFANNILSSVDLVPDAQFSTRSWIERIVILGASKPSKVTLKTADGQESQLEFDFDASMSVLTLRKPGMNAGLDWNVVLQ, encoded by the exons ATGAGAATCTTACTTTTTAACGATCTTTGTTGCGGACTGAAATGGGCGGAGCCAAGCGGAAGCATAACCAAGATGGCCACCTTCACTGAAAG GATGGCGCCTGTCTTGGTGCTGTGGCTGGCCGTGTGCTTCATTGGGACTTgggctgtggacaggggcaacTTCAAGACCTGTGACCAGAGTGCCTTTTGCAA ACGTCAGCGAGCATTGAAGCCTGGTGAGTCTCCCTATCGAGCCCTGCTGGAGACCATGGAGCTGACCAACACCAGACTCACGCTGCAGCTCATCAATGACAACAATAAG GTGCGTCTGCTGCTTGAGCTCTACCGTCTCCAGGGAAACATAACAAGGGTGAAGATTAACGAGCTGAAGCCGCTGAAGCCTCGCTATGAGGTCCCAGACGTGCTCGTCAGGGAGCCACCTACTGAGCC CCTGTCCCTCTTGTCTCAGGACGAGAACGGGGTAGTGCTCTCCCTGGGGGCAGAGTCTCAGAGGGTCATCGTCAGCGTCCGGCCCTTCCGCTTGGACATCATGGAAGGGCGAGACGTGCTGATGTCGCTGAACTCGCGTGGCCTGCTGGCGTTTGAGCACCTGAGGATGCGCAAGGACAC TTTCTCCTATAAAGTAACTAGCACAGTGGCTAGCGTGTGGGATAATATCAAGAGGGTATTCTCTAG CAGTCAGGCAGACCCAGAGGCCgagaagaaagaggaggctGATCCGGCAAACCAGGCCGAG ACAGCTAAAGAAGAGGACGAGAAAGCAGAAGATGGGATGTGGGAGGAAACATTTAAATCACATTCAGACAGCAAACCTAGTG GTCCATCCTCTATTAGTTTAGATTTTTCGTTGCCAGGTGTGGAGCACGTCTACGGTATCCCAGAACACGCAGATACGCTCAGACTTAAAACAACAGA taATGGAGATCCTTATCGGCTCTATAACCTGGATGTGTTCCAGTACGAGCTGTATAACCCTATGGCCCTTTACGGCGCTGTCCCGGTCATGTTGGCCCACAACGCCCAGCGGACCACAGGCATCTTCTGGCTCAATGCTGCTGAGACGTGGGTAGATatcagctccaacacagctggaaag ACCGTGTTTGGAAAAATGCTGGATTACGTTCAAGGCTCCAGTGAGACTCCACAGACAGACGTGCGCTGGATCTCTGAAAGCGGCATCATCGATGTCTTCATTATGCTTGGACCAACACCCAAAGACGTCTTCTCTCAGTATGCCTCCCTCACAG GCACCCAGTCCTTCCCTCCCCTGTCTGCTGTGGGTTACCACCAGTGCCGCTGGAACTACAATGACCAGGAAGACGTGCAGGCGGTGGATGCCGGCTTCGATGAGCACGACATCCCCTATGACTTTATCTGGCTTGACATCGAGCACACGGACGGCAAGCGCTACTTCACCTGGGATCCTCACAAGTTTGCAACACCAAAGGAAATGCTGCAGGGTCTCTCAGACAAGAAACGCCAG ATGGTGGCCATTGTGGACCCTCATATCAAAGTAGACAGCAACTACAAGATCCACAATGAAATCCGCAGTCGAGGTTTCTATATCAAGAATAAAGATGGTGGAGACTACGAGGGCTGGTGCTGGCCTG GTAGTGCCGGCTATCCAGACTTCACCCGTACGGACATGAGGGAGTGGTGGGCCAGCATGTTCGCCTACGATCAGTATGAG GGTTCAATGGAGAACCTGTATACATGGAATGACATGAATGAGCCGTCAGTCTTCAACGGACCAGAGGTCACCATGCACAAGGACGCGATGCACGGAGTCTGGGAGCACCGTGATGTGCACAACTTGTATGGCTTCTATGTG CAAATGGCCACAGCGGAGGGTCAGATCCAGAGGTCAGGAGGAGTTGAGCGACCATTTGTGCTGACCAGAGCCTTCTTTGCTGGGTCGCAGCGCTACG gTGCTGTATGGACCGGAGATAATGCTGCTGAATGGGACCATCTGAAGATCTCTATCCCCATGTGTCTGAGCCTGGGCCTGGTTGGAATCTCTTTCTGTGGTG CTGACGTTGGTGGTTTCTTCAAGTCTCCCAGCACTGAGCTGCTGGTGCGTTGGTACCAGACGGGGGCGTACCAGCCGTTCTTCAGGGCCCACGCCCACCTGGACACCCCCCGCCGCGAGCCCTGGCTGTTTGGTCCTGAAAACACAGCGCTGATCCGGGAAGCGGTGCGCCAGCGCTACACCCTCCTGCCCTACTGGTACCAGCAGTTCTACCAAGCACATCGCACTGGAGAGCCTATCATGAG ACCTCTGTGGGTGGAGTATCCTCAGGATCCTGATACCTTCGCTCTGGATGACGAGTTCTTGATCG GAAGAGATCTGTTGGTGCACCCCGTTACTGAGGAGGGAGCCAGGGGAGTCACCGCCTACCTGCCTGGCAAAGACGAG gTTTGGTTTGATGTCCACACCTTCCAGAAGCACAACGGGGCCCAGAACCTTTACATCCCTGTCACTATAAGCTCT ATTCCTGTGTTCCAGCGTGGCGGCTCCATTATTCCCAGGAAGAACCGAGTTCGCAGGTCCTCCTCCTGCATGACACACGATCCCTACACTCTATATGTGGCTCTTAACCCCCAG agaactgcagagGGTGAGCTCTACATTGACGATGGCCACACCTTCAACTATGACAAGAAGGAGTTCATTCACAGGAGGCTTTCCTTCGCCAACAACAtcctctcctctgt TGACCTGGTTCCAGACGCCCAGTTTTCCACCCGCTCCTGGATTGAACGTATTGTCATACTGGGGGCCAGTAAGCCCAGTAAGGTTACTCTGAAGACTGCAG ATGGTCAGGAGAGCCAGCTAGAGTTCGACTTTGACGCCTCCATGTCGGTGTTGACGCTTCGCAAGCCCGGCATGAACGCAGGGTTAGATTGGAACGTGGTGCTCCAGTAA